A single Xylanibacillus composti DNA region contains:
- a CDS encoding ABC transporter transmembrane domain-containing protein encodes MSVFFLCLLVESAYSALTPMSFKYLIDDAFYPKDIRMFGFILIVLLIGGLLALGAGLFGEHLMALVNEKAIFQLRKRLFDKMLHMPIPFYQAYDHGTLMSRLTADVLTVDRVMTGVVPSVFKGLFGLMVGLFLLFQLEWKLASMMVVGFALLFFSPKLMTKKAEQSTIAFRKEQDAYMGTVDELLRGHRVIKGLNLQNSMAESVKIRLQGMFDKGFRLTYHYALLDRIPIMAFMLLNVGVIITGGFLIFRDDLQVGEFIAFYTIFLNVGNAVSSLSQLFPALMEAEVSFRRLDDILDYTGPDEDHAQKRIPLTTLKQDIRFDHVTFSYNSDVKALDDVSFHIPAGKLTAFVGPSGSGKSTALQLLIRFYHPQKGAVRIGETDLRHIDEAQFRQQTGIVFQDSFLFNTTIADNIRMPNPDASDSQVREAAKSAQIHDFIMALPEQYATQIQDYGANLSGGQRQRMAIARAFMRNPELLVLDEVTSALDPSTEAEINTLIEGFRGAGTIVTVTHRLASVKNADQIIVFHKGRVAEVGTHDSLIAQGGIYQEMWDKQQGFHLTADGFHAKVTGERLAKLSFFQGIPSEQLDSISELFVAEKYEAAQTVIRQHDPGDKFYIIVRGQVSVVIDETRVAVLEDGDHFGEIALLRNVPRTADVITQTPTLLLSLRSDQLHGLSQQFPVIRRVLEQSLKDRFSGK; translated from the coding sequence ATGTCGGTATTTTTCCTCTGTTTGCTGGTGGAAAGTGCATATAGCGCGCTTACTCCAATGAGCTTCAAGTATTTAATTGATGATGCTTTCTATCCTAAAGATATACGCATGTTTGGATTCATTCTCATCGTGCTTCTAATTGGCGGCTTGCTGGCTCTTGGGGCGGGATTGTTCGGGGAACACTTGATGGCCCTTGTGAATGAAAAAGCGATATTTCAATTGCGCAAGCGATTATTCGATAAGATGCTTCATATGCCAATCCCCTTCTATCAAGCTTATGACCACGGAACGCTTATGAGCCGCTTAACCGCTGATGTGTTAACCGTAGACCGCGTGATGACCGGCGTGGTACCGAGTGTTTTTAAGGGTCTATTTGGCCTGATGGTTGGGTTGTTCCTCTTGTTTCAATTGGAATGGAAGCTGGCTTCGATGATGGTTGTCGGCTTTGCGCTGCTGTTCTTCAGTCCAAAGCTCATGACGAAGAAGGCTGAACAAAGCACCATCGCCTTTCGCAAGGAGCAAGATGCTTACATGGGAACAGTCGATGAACTGCTTAGAGGACACCGTGTCATCAAGGGGTTGAATTTACAGAACAGTATGGCGGAAAGCGTCAAGATACGCTTGCAGGGCATGTTCGACAAAGGATTTCGCTTAACGTATCATTACGCACTGCTGGACCGTATCCCGATCATGGCCTTTATGCTGCTGAATGTAGGCGTGATTATTACCGGCGGTTTTCTGATTTTTCGCGACGATTTGCAGGTTGGCGAATTTATTGCGTTTTATACAATCTTCTTGAATGTTGGCAATGCCGTTTCGTCCCTCTCGCAATTGTTTCCTGCTCTCATGGAGGCAGAAGTTAGCTTCCGCAGACTGGATGACATTCTGGATTACACGGGTCCAGACGAAGATCATGCACAGAAGCGAATACCGCTGACAACGCTCAAGCAAGACATCCGGTTCGATCATGTGACGTTCAGTTACAATTCGGATGTGAAGGCGCTGGATGATGTATCGTTCCACATTCCTGCGGGCAAGCTGACTGCATTTGTTGGTCCGAGCGGTTCAGGCAAAAGCACAGCGCTGCAGCTGCTGATCCGATTCTATCATCCGCAGAAAGGAGCTGTTCGGATCGGGGAGACGGACCTTCGCCATATAGATGAGGCGCAATTTCGCCAGCAGACCGGTATCGTGTTCCAGGATTCCTTCCTGTTCAACACGACGATCGCGGACAACATCCGCATGCCGAATCCGGATGCAAGCGACAGCCAGGTGCGTGAGGCGGCGAAATCTGCGCAAATCCATGATTTTATCATGGCCTTGCCCGAACAATATGCCACTCAGATCCAAGACTACGGCGCGAATCTGTCGGGCGGCCAGCGTCAGCGAATGGCAATCGCTCGCGCATTCATGCGAAATCCGGAATTGCTAGTTCTCGATGAAGTCACTTCGGCCTTGGACCCCTCTACAGAAGCAGAAATCAATACTTTAATAGAAGGCTTCAGAGGAGCCGGCACGATCGTCACCGTGACCCACCGCCTGGCCTCTGTTAAGAACGCTGACCAAATCATCGTATTCCATAAAGGACGCGTCGCGGAGGTCGGCACGCATGACAGCTTAATTGCACAAGGCGGCATCTATCAAGAAATGTGGGACAAGCAGCAGGGCTTCCATCTGACAGCAGACGGATTTCACGCGAAGGTTACAGGGGAACGATTGGCCAAGCTTTCCTTTTTCCAAGGGATTCCCTCTGAACAGCTGGACTCCATCTCGGAATTGTTCGTTGCGGAGAAATATGAGGCGGCGCAAACGGTCATTCGGCAGCATGACCCCGGAGATAAGTTTTATATTATCGTTCGCGGCCAAGTGTCTGTTGTCATTGATGAAACCCGGGTCGCTGTACTGGAAGACGGCGATCATTTCGGCGAAATTGCCTTGCTTCGCAATGTCCCGCGCACGGCGGATGTGATTACGCAGACCCCCACATTGCTGCTGTCCCTTCGCAGCGATCAACTGCATGGACTGTCACAGCAATTCCCGGTCATTCGCCGCGTACTGGAACAATCCTTGAAGGATCGATTTTCAGGAAAATAA